The window GCAGGCTCGCTTGTGGGAGCGGAACCCAGACGACCGGAGGTCCTGCAGCAGCGGCTACGATCCCCACGATCTCGAGTCGGGCATCGCCGATCCGTAGCGATCGACCGATCCACGCGGACAGGTCCTCAGCGGAAGCGTCCAACAGAGCCTGGGAGACCACAGCCGCCGGAGCACCTGCGAGCACCTCGACGGGCGACAGGAACCGCCCCGACTTCAGGACGAGGTTGTAGACGACGTCCGCACCGGTGCTCGTCCCGCGCAACAGCGTCGCTTTGCGGGCCGTGTCCCCATCGAACGAAACCCAGGCGGAACGATCCAGGTCGAGCACCGCAACGCCGATCCCGGCCAACGTGTCTGCGATGGCCGCGGCGTCGGCGGCGTCCAACCGGACGATCGAATCGCGAGGGACGAGCAGGCCGTCGAGACGATCCACCGTACGCGGGGCGAAGACGATCGACTGCACGCCGGTCGTGCCCGCGATCTGGCCACGCGAATAGGCCTCCAGACCCTCCCCCAGGGCCAGGATCGCGATCAGAGAGGCCACGCCGATGACGACACCCAGCGTAGACAACGCCGTTCTCAAGGGATGTTCCCGCAGGGTGCCCAGCGCGGCCCGCACCGCGGAGGCTAGGGGGCTCATGGGCCGAACAGCCCTACGAGGCGCTCCCGGTAGCGGCGGCTGAGCTTCAGTTCCACGCCCGAGTCGAGGATCACCATCCAGTCCCCGTGCGACCACGGCTGTAGCTCCTTGATGCGATCGAGGCGGATGATCGTCGAGCGGTGTATGCGCGCGAAGCAGCCAGCCGGCAATCGGTCTTCCACGTCCGCCAGCGTACCCCGCACCAGGTGGACGGCATCTCCGACGTGGACCTCGACATAGTTGCCCGCGGCGCCGATCCACTCCACCTGGGCGACCGGCACCAGCACCATCCGACCCCTCGACCGTACGAGGAAGCGCTCGATGGGGGTTCGCTCTGCCAGCGTCGCACGGAGCGCAGCGGGGAGCGGCGCCTCCGTTCCCCGCTCGTGTGCGTCGACCGCACGCTGCAGCGTCTCCGTGAAGCGGTCCGGATCGACGGGTTTGAGCAGGTAGTCGAGTGCGTGCACCTCGAAGGCACGAAGCGCGTGGTCGTCGTGGGCCGTGACGAAGATCACCTGGGGCTGCACACTGGGGTCCAGTTGCTGCAACACCTCGAACCCGTCCATGCCGGGCATCTGGATGTCCAGGAACACCAGGTGCGGACGCTCCCGCTCCAACACTTCCAAGGCCTCGAGTCCGTCGGAGGCTTCGGCGACGACCCGGATCCGCGCATCTTCGGAAAGGAAGCGTCGGATCTTCGAGCGCGCATGGGGCTCGTCGTCCACGACCACCGCAGTGAGCACGCTCACGAAGACGCTCGCTCCACCGGCAGCGTGGCCTCCACCACCACCCCACCACCGGAACGCGGCGCCACCTCGAGATCCGCTCCGTCACCGAACAGCAGCCGGAGGCGCTCGCGCGTATTGGAGAGGCCGATCCCCCGACTGAACGCGGCGGTGGGCTCTCCTTCCAGTCCCACCCCGTCGTCCTCCACACGTACCGTGAGCAGAGCGTTCTCGGTCTCCATCGTCACCCACACGCTCAGGGGTCCGGCGCGGTCTCCCCCATGCTGGATGGCGTTCTCGACCAGCGGCTGCAGCAGGAAGGACGGGACCAGGGCTTCGCGAGCGCCCTCCCCGACGCGTGTGGACACGCGGAGCCGATCATCGAAGCGCGTGCGCATGATCTCCAGGTAGCGCTCCAGAATCTGGAGCTCCTCCTCCACCGTGACCTGGGGACGGCTCGGTGCCGCGAGGGAAAAGCGGAGCAGCTCGGACAGCCTGGACAGCAGGCGATCGGCGCGCTCGGGATCGCCGTACATGACCGACGAGATCGTGTTCAGGGTGTTGAACAGGAAGTGGGGCTGGAGCTGGCCCTGGAGCGCCTGCAGCCGGGCTTCGTGCAGGCGTGCCTCCAACTGGGCCTGGTGCAGGCGACGTCGCTGTTGTTCCTGCCAGCCGCGCACGGCGTGTACCGCCCCCACCAGGATCACGAAGCCGAACACGTCGTTCGACCCCTCCATCAAGAACCGGTACCCGAGGTCGCCGTAGTCATAGCGCCCCAGTCCCGCCAAAGGCCACAGAAGGCTTCGGCTCCCCCACATGATCAGCGTCTTCAGTCCCGAGAACAGCACGAAGCCGACGACATAGGGGGGCAGCACGTGAGGAAACGCGCCGCGGCGGATGCGCCAACGCGCGCACAACGGCAGCAGCACGGCGAAGAAGACCGCGATGACGGCCAGTGAGCCCGTCGTCTCGGAGAGCAACGTATCCAGGAACGGTCGGGTGCTACCCTCCGCACGCTCCCCGAAGTGGAAATAGCCGGTGCGGAAGATGCCCTCCACCAGGAACACGCCCAGGATGACCAGGACGGTCCGGCGGTCGAGCCCGGTCGCCCGGTCGGGGTCCCGGGAACGCGGTTCGGCTGAAAGGTCGGTCAGCGGCATGCAAGGACGTTCGGGCATCGCCCTCCGTTCGCAAAGTGCCTTCCGACCCGCTCGCCCCGCCCTGGTCCCGCCGGGCCCCGATCGCTGGACCGCACGGGGCTCGGGTGGAGATTGCTGTATGGTCGCATGCTCTCGGAGGCACCCATGAACACGACGAGTTCCTCGGCCCGCCCGCTCTGCCCGGCGTTCGCCGTGGCCGCGCTGATGCTCCTGTGGCTGACCGGCTGCGCGCCTCCCGCTTCCGAGACCGGTGAGTCCTCGCCGGACGTGGAATGGCGCCACTATGCCAATGATGCCGGCGGCACCAAGTACTCCCCGCTGCGTGACGTGCACACCGGCAACGTGGCGCGTCTGGAGATGGCGTGGACCGCGCGGGCGGGCGACGTGCCCGCCGAGATGTTCGATCCGGAGCGTCACGGAACCGAGGGCGTGCGGGGCGATGGGCTGCCTGTCGACCCACGGGCGGGGGGAACCTGCTCGGCCTGCCACGGGCAAGACTTGCGCTTCGAGACCACGCCGCTCATGCGCTCCGGCGCTTTGGTCGTCTCCACACCGCTCAATCGGGTGCTGTCCCTGGACCCGGCCACCGGCGAGCAGCGCTGGGCCTACGATCCGCACGTCAGCGTGGACCACGGCTACTCGGAAGACTTCATCTCCCGAGGAGTGTCCGCTTGGGATGATCCGACGGCACCGGCCGCAGCCACCTGCGCCCACCGCATCTTCGTCGCCACCATCGAAGCCCGCCTCATCGCGTTGGACGCGGCCACCGGATCACCGTGTACGGACTTCGGAACCGAGGGCGTCGTTCGCCTCGACCTGGGTGTGTCGCTGGGCGAGCAGGAGGTCGACGTCGGCCAGTACCTGGTGACGTCGCCGCCAGCCGTGGTAGGTGACGTGCTGGTCGTGGGGTCCGCCATCGGTGACAATCGTCGGCGCGACGTGGAAAGCGGGATCGTACGCGCGTTCGACACCCGCAGCGGTGCGTTGCGTTGGAGCTTCGACCCGATCCCGCGCACGCCGAGTTCACCGGGCTGGGAAGGCTGGACGGAGGAGGCGGCCCACTCCACGGGCGCAGCCAACGTCTGGGCGCCGATCGCGGCCGATCCGGCACGCGATCTGGTCTTCCTGCCCACCGGCAGCGCCGCTCCGGACTTCTACGGCGGCGACCGTCCCGGACGGAACGACTTCGCCAATTCGGTAGTGGCGCTGCGGGCGGGCACCGGTGAGCTCGTGTGGTCCTTCCAGGTCGTGCATCACGACCTGTGGGACTATGACGTCGCCTCCCAGCCCATGCTCATCGACGTCGAGCATGAGGGTCGGCAGAGGGCCGCCGTGGTTGTGGGCACCAAGATGGGGCTGCTCTTCGTTCTGGACCGGGAGACCGGCGAACCCCTTCTTCCGGTCACCGAGCGACCCGTGCCGCAGAGCGACGTACCCGGCGAATCGAGCTGGCCTACCCAGCCCTTCCCCAGCCTGCCCCCCCTGCACGAGAGCGTGCTCACGCCTGACTCGGCCTTCGGCCTGACGGAGGAGAGCCGCAGGGCTTGTGGCGAATGGATCGGCCGGCTGCGCAACGAAGGGATGTATACGCCCCCTTCGCTGGAGGGGTCTCTCCTGTGGCCGGGGTTCGGAGGCGGCATGAACTGGGACGGAGCGGCCTGGGATCCCGAGCGCCACCTGCTGGTCGTGCCGATCAAGCGCTTGGCGATGTTCGTCCAGCTCCACCGCCGCCCCGACTTCGACACCCGCCTGCAGAATCGAGAACAGGGTCTCGAATACGCGCGCCAGGGAGGCACGCCCTACGGCATGAGTCGAATGCCCCTGATCGGAGCGGACGGGGTCCCCTGCTCCCCTCCGCCCTGGTCCAAGCTGGTCGCCGTCGACCTCGCCACCGGCACCATCCGCTGGGAGCGCCCCCATGGTGGGCTGGCAGCGTTCGAGACCCCATCGGGACCCGTCCACCCCGACCCGGCCTGGGGGTCGTTGACGTTCGGAGGGCCCCTCAGCACTGCGGGCGGGCTGACCTTCATCGCCGGGGGGATGGACGATCGCATTCGCGCATACGCCACCGAAACGGGCGATCTGCTCTGGGAGCATGCGTTGCCGGCCGGCGGACAGGCTTCGCCCATGACGTATCGCTACCGCGGCCGACAGTATGTGGTCATCGCAGCAGGTGGGCGCTCCGGGATCGGCACGTCCGGAGACCACATCGTGGCGTTCGCTCTGCCGGAGTGAGCCGACCTGTGCGGATCAGCCCAGCCCGCGCGCTCCCGCATAGGCGGGCAGCGCCGGCTGTCCACCCAGGTGGCAGTAGAGGACCTTCGAGCCCGGCGGAATGGTTCCGTCCTGGACCAGACCGATCAGGCCCGCCATCGACTTTCCTTCATAGACGGGATCGGTGAGCATGCCCTCGGTACGGGCAGCCAGGTGGATGGCGTCGACGGTCCGCTCGTCCGGGATGCCGTAGGCGGGCCCCTCGTAGCCGGTCACGATGGTGATCTCGTCTTCGCGCAGGGAACGACCGACGCCGATCTTCTCC is drawn from Gemmatimonadota bacterium and contains these coding sequences:
- a CDS encoding ABC transporter permease, which gives rise to MSPLASAVRAALGTLREHPLRTALSTLGVVIGVASLIAILALGEGLEAYSRGQIAGTTGVQSIVFAPRTVDRLDGLLVPRDSIVRLDAADAAAIADTLAGIGVAVLDLDRSAWVSFDGDTARKATLLRGTSTGADVVYNLVLKSGRFLSPVEVLAGAPAAVVSQALLDASAEDLSAWIGRSLRIGDARLEIVGIVAAAAGPPVVWVPLPQASLLVETPSSVVPRLVVRAQRVEDVRECESRAAAWIGARHGAAAEYFEIQTMRRRVEQVEQAMGVFKLAMGSITGISILVGGIGIMNVMLSAVQERTREIGIRRAAGARRADVLIQFLAESVAVTLAGGLLGIVLGTAGAYVITAAIRRATEAPVWAQVTPATVAVGIASAVVVGLAFGTYPAMRAAHLSPIDAIRHE
- a CDS encoding LytTR family DNA-binding domain-containing protein yields the protein MSVLTAVVVDDEPHARSKIRRFLSEDARIRVVAEASDGLEALEVLERERPHLVFLDIQMPGMDGFEVLQQLDPSVQPQVIFVTAHDDHALRAFEVHALDYLLKPVDPDRFTETLQRAVDAHERGTEAPLPAALRATLAERTPIERFLVRSRGRMVLVPVAQVEWIGAAGNYVEVHVGDAVHLVRGTLADVEDRLPAGCFARIHRSTIIRLDRIKELQPWSHGDWMVILDSGVELKLSRRYRERLVGLFGP
- a CDS encoding histidine kinase codes for the protein MPERPCMPLTDLSAEPRSRDPDRATGLDRRTVLVILGVFLVEGIFRTGYFHFGERAEGSTRPFLDTLLSETTGSLAVIAVFFAVLLPLCARWRIRRGAFPHVLPPYVVGFVLFSGLKTLIMWGSRSLLWPLAGLGRYDYGDLGYRFLMEGSNDVFGFVILVGAVHAVRGWQEQQRRRLHQAQLEARLHEARLQALQGQLQPHFLFNTLNTISSVMYGDPERADRLLSRLSELLRFSLAAPSRPQVTVEEELQILERYLEIMRTRFDDRLRVSTRVGEGAREALVPSFLLQPLVENAIQHGGDRAGPLSVWVTMETENALLTVRVEDDGVGLEGEPTAAFSRGIGLSNTRERLRLLFGDGADLEVAPRSGGGVVVEATLPVERASS
- a CDS encoding pyrroloquinoline quinone-dependent dehydrogenase, translating into MNTTSSSARPLCPAFAVAALMLLWLTGCAPPASETGESSPDVEWRHYANDAGGTKYSPLRDVHTGNVARLEMAWTARAGDVPAEMFDPERHGTEGVRGDGLPVDPRAGGTCSACHGQDLRFETTPLMRSGALVVSTPLNRVLSLDPATGEQRWAYDPHVSVDHGYSEDFISRGVSAWDDPTAPAAATCAHRIFVATIEARLIALDAATGSPCTDFGTEGVVRLDLGVSLGEQEVDVGQYLVTSPPAVVGDVLVVGSAIGDNRRRDVESGIVRAFDTRSGALRWSFDPIPRTPSSPGWEGWTEEAAHSTGAANVWAPIAADPARDLVFLPTGSAAPDFYGGDRPGRNDFANSVVALRAGTGELVWSFQVVHHDLWDYDVASQPMLIDVEHEGRQRAAVVVGTKMGLLFVLDRETGEPLLPVTERPVPQSDVPGESSWPTQPFPSLPPLHESVLTPDSAFGLTEESRRACGEWIGRLRNEGMYTPPSLEGSLLWPGFGGGMNWDGAAWDPERHLLVVPIKRLAMFVQLHRRPDFDTRLQNREQGLEYARQGGTPYGMSRMPLIGADGVPCSPPPWSKLVAVDLATGTIRWERPHGGLAAFETPSGPVHPDPAWGSLTFGGPLSTAGGLTFIAGGMDDRIRAYATETGDLLWEHALPAGGQASPMTYRYRGRQYVVIAAGGRSGIGTSGDHIVAFALPE